One segment of Kogia breviceps isolate mKogBre1 chromosome 14, mKogBre1 haplotype 1, whole genome shotgun sequence DNA contains the following:
- the PDRG1 gene encoding p53 and DNA damage-regulated protein 1 isoform X1, protein MDRGRAGSERVNTMLSPEAERVLRYLVEVEELAEEVLADRRQIVDLDTKRNRNREGLRALQRDLNLSEDVMVCFGNVFIRMPHRETKEMIEKDQEHLDKEIERLQKQLKVKVNRLFEAQGTGLGAGGGAGNQEGRQPSTRTLKAGVGSPPRWAVARAAGKPELKGFNLNPLNKDELKALKVILKG, encoded by the exons ATGGATCGCGGCCGAGCCGGGTCGGAGCGGGTGAACACCATGCTGTCGCCCGAGGCGGAGCGGGTGCTTCGGTACCTCGTGGAGGTGGAGGAGCTCGCCGAGGAGGTGTTGGCGGACAGACGGCAG ATTGTGGACCTGGATACCAAAAGGAATCGGAACCGGGAGGGCCTGAGGGCCCTGCAGAGGGATCTCAACCTCTCTG AAGACGTGATGGTTTGCTTTGGAAATGTGTTTATCAGGATGCCTCACCGTGAGACGAAGGAAATGATTGAGAAAG ATCAGGAACATCTGGATAAAGAAATAGAGAGGCTCCAGAAACAACTTAAAGTGAAGGTCAATCGCCTCTTTGAGGCCCAAGGTactggcctgggggctgggggtggggctggaaacCAGGAGGGGAGGCAGCCATCAACACGGACTTTGAAGGCCGGCGTGGGAAGCCCCCCCAGGTGGGCAGTGGCCCGGGCAGCTG GCAAACCGGAGCTGAAGGGTTTTAACCTGAACCCCCTCAACAAGGATGAGCTTAAAGCTCTCAAGGTCATCTTGAAAGGATGA
- the PDRG1 gene encoding p53 and DNA damage-regulated protein 1 isoform X2 has protein sequence MDRGRAGSERVNTMLSPEAERVLRYLVEVEELAEEVLADRRQIVDLDTKRNRNREGLRALQRDLNLSEDVMVCFGNVFIRMPHRETKEMIEKDQEHLDKEIERLQKQLKVKVNRLFEAQGKPELKGFNLNPLNKDELKALKVILKG, from the exons ATGGATCGCGGCCGAGCCGGGTCGGAGCGGGTGAACACCATGCTGTCGCCCGAGGCGGAGCGGGTGCTTCGGTACCTCGTGGAGGTGGAGGAGCTCGCCGAGGAGGTGTTGGCGGACAGACGGCAG ATTGTGGACCTGGATACCAAAAGGAATCGGAACCGGGAGGGCCTGAGGGCCCTGCAGAGGGATCTCAACCTCTCTG AAGACGTGATGGTTTGCTTTGGAAATGTGTTTATCAGGATGCCTCACCGTGAGACGAAGGAAATGATTGAGAAAG ATCAGGAACATCTGGATAAAGAAATAGAGAGGCTCCAGAAACAACTTAAAGTGAAGGTCAATCGCCTCTTTGAGGCCCAAG GCAAACCGGAGCTGAAGGGTTTTAACCTGAACCCCCTCAACAAGGATGAGCTTAAAGCTCTCAAGGTCATCTTGAAAGGATGA